Proteins found in one Cricetulus griseus strain 17A/GY chromosome X, alternate assembly CriGri-PICRH-1.0, whole genome shotgun sequence genomic segment:
- the Arr3 gene encoding LOW QUALITY PROTEIN: arrestin-C isoform X2 (The sequence of the model RefSeq protein was modified relative to this genomic sequence to represent the inferred CDS: substituted 3 bases at 3 genomic stop codons), translating into MTVCQVKFSIIQAKKHILRASVGSSRGIFTTLSPAISRPFKKTSSNGKLSIYLGKRDFVDDSDTVEPISXVILVDPEYLKGRKMLVMLTCAFHYSYDDLGVIGLTFRKDLYVQAKQVAPAEPIRVQGPLAALQEQLLHKLGANAHPFTLQMVANLPCSVTLQPGPEDSGKPCGVDFELKSFCSENLDKKIPKRYSVILVIRKVQFSPLEPDPGPWAQTIPSFFLSAQSLQLKAWMDRKVHYHGXAISVHVSINNYTNKVIKSIKIAVLPVTDVVRXSLDKYTKTVFIQEFTETVAANSSFSQTFTVTPLPAANYQKQGLALDGKFKHEATNLASSTILQPGMDKELLEILVSYKVRVNLMVSYGGVSEGLPASDLGVALPLILIHPKPSLGE; encoded by the exons ATGACTGTGTGCCAGGTGAAGTTCAGTATCATACAGgccaagaaacacattttaagagCCAGCGTGGGATCAA gccGAGGGATCTTTACAACCTTATCACCAGCTATTAGCAGAC CGTTTAAGAAGACTAGCTCCAATGGGAAG CTTTCCATCTACCTGGGGAAAAGAGACTTCGTGGATGATTCGGACACTGTGGAGCCCATATCTTA aGTAATCCTTGTTGACCCGGAGTACTTAAAAGGTCGTAAGA TGCTTGTCATGTTGACATGTGCTTTTCACTATAGCTATGATGACTTGGGTGTGATTGGTCTCACATTCCGCAAAGATCTCTATGTGCAGGCCAAGCAAGTGGCTCCAGCTGAACCCATCAGAGTCCAGGGACCCCTTGCAGCTTTACAGGAGCAGCTTCTGCACAAACTTGGGGCCAATGCCCACCCTTTCACACTTCAG ATGGTTGCTAACCTGCCCTGTTCAGTGACACTGCAGCCTGGGCCTGAAGATTCAGGAAAG CCTTGTGGGGTTGACTTTGAATTGAAgagtttctgttcagaaaatctGGATAAGAAAATCCCTAAGAGG tactcaGTGATTCTGGTTATACGGAAAGTACAGTTTTCACCTCTGGAACCAGACCCTGGTCCCTGGGCACAGACCATTCCAAGCTTCTTTCTGTCAGCTCAGTCCCTACAACTCAAGGCCTGGATGGACAGGAAG GTTCATTACCATGGATAAGCCATTTCTGTCCATGTTTCTATCAACAACTATACCAACAAGGTCATCAAAAGTATCAAGATCGCAG TTTTGCCGGTCACAGATGTTGTCCGGTAATCACTAGACAAGTACACGAAGACTGTGTTCATTCAGGAGTTCAC AGAGACAGTAGCTGCTAACTCAAGCTTCTCCCAGACCTTTACAGTAACCCCACTCCCGGCTGCCAACTACCAGAAACAAGGCCTGGCACTGGATGGCAAATTCAAGCATGAAGCTACTAATCTGGCCTCTAGCACAAT ACTTCAACCTGGAATGGACAAGGAGCTCCTGGAGATCCTGGTGTCCTACAAAGTTAGAGTCAACCTGATGGTGTCCTATGGGGGGGTAAGTGAAG